In the Desulfobacterales bacterium genome, AATCGCTGATCATCCCCAGGCGGACGTTTTTATCAACTTTGCCTCGTTCCGCTCGGCTTATGCGACTTCCTTGGAGGCGCTGGAAGCTGAAACGATCCGGACGGTTGCCATTATTGCCGAAGGGATACCGGAAAGAGATGCCCGCAGGCTGGCGGCGGTAGCAAAAAAGAAGCACAAATGGATCATCGGACCAGCCACGGTGGGGGGCATTGCAGCCGGAGCCTTTAAGATCGGCAACACCGGCGGCACTCTGGAAAATATCATTGAGTCAAAGCTGCACCGGACGGGCAGTGTGGCCTATGTGTCCAAATCCGGAGGGATGTCCAACGAAATCAATAATATTATTTCGCGCAGCAGCGATGGCGTATATGAAGGGATTGCCATCGGCGGGGATTTATATCCGGGCAGTACCTATATCGATCATGTGATGCGGTTTGAGCACAACCCGGATATAAAGATCATTGTGATCCTGGGCGAAATCGGCGGCACGGATGAATATACGGTGGTGGATGCCTTGAGGGAAGGAAGGATTACCAAGCCGGTAGTGGCCTGGAACATCGGTTCGTGTTCCAAGATTTTTCCGGCGGAGATTCAATTCGGCCATGCCGGCGCCCGGGCCGGCTCGGCCCGGGAGCGGGCCGAACTCAAAAATAAGGCGTTTAAAGACGCCGGGGCGATTGTGCCGACCTCCTTTGACGATTTTGGCGATAAGATCAAAGACGTCTATGATTCTCTTGTAAAAAGCGGCATCATTGTCCCAAGACCGGAGCCGCAAACGCCGACTGTTCCCCAGAATTACGATATGGCCCTTCGCGCCGGAACGATCCGGCGGTCGACCAACTTTGTGTGCACCATTTCGGATGAGCGCGGTGAGGAGTTGAAGTACTGCGGGGTTCCGATCTCCAGCATTGTTGAGCAGGATTACGGCATCGGCGGGGTGATCGGCCTGTTGTGGTTCAAGCGCAAACTGCCCGGATGGGCCACGCGCTTTCTTGAGATGGTATTGGAGATTACGGCGGATCATGGACCGGCGGTTTCCGGAGCCCATAATGCGATTGTGGCGGCCCGGGCGGCCAAGGACCTTGTCAGCGCGCTGACCAGCGGTCTCTTAACGATCGGTCCGCGATTCGGCGGGGCCATCAATGACGCGGCCCTGCTGTTTACGAAATATTGCGATGAAGGCAGACCTCCTGAAAGTCTTGTGAACGACATGAAAACCGCCGGACGCAACATACCCGGGATCGGTCATCGCATCAAGTCGGTGACCAACCCGGATAAGCGCGTGGAGATTTTAAACGGGTATGCCAAAGCGAATTTTCCCCTGACCCCCTATCTGGACTATGCCCTGGCGGTGGAGAAGATAACGACATCCAAGCGGGACAACCTGATCCTGAATGTGGACGGCTGTGTGGGGACGTTATGCTGCGACCTGTTCAGGGGGATCGGTTTTAACAAGGATGAAGTCAGGGAATTTGTGGAACTGGAAGCCTTAAATGCCCTTTTTGTGATTGGTCGCTCTATCGGATTCGTGGGACATATCCTGGACCAACGGCGCCTGAAGCAGGGCCTTTACCGACATCCCTATGATGATATTCTTTACAAAATACAGGATGCGCTTTAAACAGTCTTAAAGAGGTGTAGGCATCATTACCGCTAACGCCGCTCCCAGCCTTTTAACCCCCACAAGAGCGATTCCAGCGCCAGTAAACTGACGGCTGCAGAAACCGTGCCGGTTGCTGAAATTCCGCCGGCCAGCCAGATGGGCCCGCCCATCAGGGCGCCGATGATGCGGCCGAGGCCGGCGGCTGCAAAAAAACCCGCCATCATGGTGGCCCGGGATTTTGGTTTAAGTTCCGTACAGAGGGATAAAAAAGAAACGATGGTAAACTCCAGGGTGAAAAAAATAAAAAAAAGACTCGCCAACCCGGATAGCAGCGTCCGGCCGCTGAAGGCCAAAGCAGCATAGGTCAACGTCGATAGTCCCAGGCCGAGAAAGACCGAGCGTTTCAGGCCGAAGCGGTCGGCCAGACTAACTGTGAGCAGCTCGCCGCACAGTTCGGCCGCTCCGATGAGGCCCGTGCCGATGCCGATGGCGACAATGCTCAACCCGAATGCGCTTTCCAGCCAGGCGCCATACACCACAAAGAGATTGTCATTGGCGATGCTGACAAAAAAAGCAAAGCCAAAGGCGCCCAGCGAGGTCCGGTCCCGCAGGAGCGGCCGCCAGGTGCGGCCGAAATCAAGGAGGCTTGAACGCACCGATGCGGCTTTATCGTCTTTGGGTATGAACAGCCGAACCGCAGCGGTTCCCAAAAGCCCCAGGCCCCCTAAAACAAAAAATGGGGCGCGCCACCCCAGCCGATCGATCAGAACCGCAACCAGCGGGATGCCCACCAGGGTGCTGCCGGCCCAGCTCATTTCGATAATGCCGATGACCATTCCCCGGCGGGAATAGGGGACGTTTTCAGCAAAATAGGCCTGGTAGGCCGGGTCAAAAACACTTTTGCCCAGACCCGACAGGAAAAGACCGGCCATGACAACCCCATAAAAAGGGAGGATTCCGCCAAGGAACATCCCCACCGTTAAAAGCCCCAAACCTGCCAGCATCATCAGCCGGTATCCCAGTCGATCGGCAAGGGGGCCGAAGAACATGCCCAGCAGCGTGGTGGCCTGATTCATGGCAATGATGGAGGTAAAAGCGGTCAACGATACCCCGAGGCCGCGGCTTAATACCGGGGCAAAGGGATATGCAAACCGCCGGGCCGTATTCAGCAGCAGGCGGCAGAACACGACAGCGCCGACCTTTAGTGCCAGGTGTTGAATCCGCTCGGCATCAGGTGGGTCTTGGATGGGGTTGTTCATTTGTCGGTTTATAAAATCTGGCTCAGAAAAAGCCGGGTGCGTTCATGCTGGGCATTGTCAAAGAGGGTGTCGGGCGTCCCCTCCTCTACGATGGCGCCAAAGTCCATGAAAAGGACCCGGTTGGCCACTCCCCGGGCAAACCCCATTTCGTGGGTGACGACGACCATGGTCATCCCTTCCCGGGCAAGGGTTTGCATGACATCAAGGACTTCGCCGATCATTTCAGGATCCAGGGCCGATGTGGGCTCGTCAAACAGCATGACCTTGGGGTCCATGGCCAGGGCCCGGGCAATGGCCACGCGCTGCTGCTGACCGCCCGAGAGCCGATCGGGATAAACGTTGGCCTTGTCCGGAATGCCGACTTTGTTGAGCAGGGCCATGGCTTTTTGCCGGGCGTCTTCAGGGGAGCGCTTGCGCACCACCGTCTGGGCCAGGGTCACATTTTCCAGGGTGGTTTTATGGGGAAAAAGGTTGAAGGATTGAAAAACCATCCCCATTTCCGCCCGGGCTTTATTGATGTCGGTTTTGCGGTCCATGATGTCGATGCCGTCTACAAAGATGTGCCCTTCGTCAGCCACCTCAAGCCGGTTGAGACACCGCAGCAAGGTGCTCTTGCCGGATCCCGACGGCCCGATGACCACAACCACTTCGCCCGCCTCGATTTTGCATGAAACGTCGTTCAGGGCTTTGACTTCATGGGGCACATAAAAAAATTTGGACACATTTTTTACATCGATCACTAGGTTATGGTTCTCCTTTCCAAATATTGCAGGAACATGGACAGCGCAAACGTCAGGACCAGGTACAGCAATGCACACATGAACCAGAGCTCAAAGGGCTGCAGGCTGGTGGTGACCACTTCGCGGGTGGCCTTGGTAAGCTCCCGGATGGCGATGATCCCCAAGAGGGATGAATCCTTGATCAGGCTGATGAACTGACCGGCCAGCGGCGGGAATATGCGGCGAAGGGCCTGGGGCAGGACGACATGGCGCATGTTCTGGGCATAGGACATGCCCAGAGAACGGGCGGCTTCGGTTTGACCGCGGTGAATGGACTGAATGCCTGCCCGGACAATTTCAGCCACATACGCCCCTGCAAAAAACGCCAGGGCGGCCACGCCGAACCAGAGGGGCGGCAGCTGGCCCAAGCCCCTGCCCGCCAGCATGGTATTGACGACCGTACCGATGACAAAATACCAGATGAAAATCTGCACCAGCAGGGGCGATCCCCGGATCAGTTCCACATAGGTAATGGCCGTCCATTTAAAGGCAGGGTTGGCGGATAAGCGCGCCAGACCGGCAAAAAGGCCGATAAAGATCCCGATGACGATCCCCACCACGCTGACTTTGAGGGTCAGCCAGAGTCCGCTCAGTAAGATGCCGACCTTCCACTTTTCGTATGAACCTAGGACATCGCCCGGATTGATGAAGTCGTTTTCCGCTACGCGCAGGCTCCCGGCCGGGACGGTATATTTTGCCTGGTCGCCGCTGCCGCTGATATAAACAACTGTCTCTTTGTTCTGCCGGACGATTTTATTCACTTCGCCCTGGATCTCTGAACGGATTTCAACATGGTCTTTAAAGAAGAAGTATTGCGGCACCCGGTACCAGCGCCAGACATAATCCACCTTCAAGGTTGCGTAATAAGTTCCGGAAAAAACGGCCAGCATAAACACGATAAAGACACCTACCCAGAAGTAATAGGTTGCCTTGCTCT is a window encoding:
- a CDS encoding citrate/2-methylcitrate synthase, whose translation is MPENNDYSLFDKSTQALVYGFQANAAQRMLDFDYACRRETPSVAAIINPTRSGLHKCFWGTEEIFISMYRTPAEAIADHPQADVFINFASFRSAYATSLEALEAETIRTVAIIAEGIPERDARRLAAVAKKKHKWIIGPATVGGIAAGAFKIGNTGGTLENIIESKLHRTGSVAYVSKSGGMSNEINNIISRSSDGVYEGIAIGGDLYPGSTYIDHVMRFEHNPDIKIIVILGEIGGTDEYTVVDALREGRITKPVVAWNIGSCSKIFPAEIQFGHAGARAGSARERAELKNKAFKDAGAIVPTSFDDFGDKIKDVYDSLVKSGIIVPRPEPQTPTVPQNYDMALRAGTIRRSTNFVCTISDERGEELKYCGVPISSIVEQDYGIGGVIGLLWFKRKLPGWATRFLEMVLEITADHGPAVSGAHNAIVAARAAKDLVSALTSGLLTIGPRFGGAINDAALLFTKYCDEGRPPESLVNDMKTAGRNIPGIGHRIKSVTNPDKRVEILNGYAKANFPLTPYLDYALAVEKITTSKRDNLILNVDGCVGTLCCDLFRGIGFNKDEVREFVELEALNALFVIGRSIGFVGHILDQRRLKQGLYRHPYDDILYKIQDAL
- a CDS encoding amino acid ABC transporter ATP-binding protein, which codes for MIDVKNVSKFFYVPHEVKALNDVSCKIEAGEVVVVIGPSGSGKSTLLRCLNRLEVADEGHIFVDGIDIMDRKTDINKARAEMGMVFQSFNLFPHKTTLENVTLAQTVVRKRSPEDARQKAMALLNKVGIPDKANVYPDRLSGGQQQRVAIARALAMDPKVMLFDEPTSALDPEMIGEVLDVMQTLAREGMTMVVVTHEMGFARGVANRVLFMDFGAIVEEGTPDTLFDNAQHERTRLFLSQIL
- a CDS encoding MFS transporter, which produces MNNPIQDPPDAERIQHLALKVGAVVFCRLLLNTARRFAYPFAPVLSRGLGVSLTAFTSIIAMNQATTLLGMFFGPLADRLGYRLMMLAGLGLLTVGMFLGGILPFYGVVMAGLFLSGLGKSVFDPAYQAYFAENVPYSRRGMVIGIIEMSWAGSTLVGIPLVAVLIDRLGWRAPFFVLGGLGLLGTAAVRLFIPKDDKAASVRSSLLDFGRTWRPLLRDRTSLGAFGFAFFVSIANDNLFVVYGAWLESAFGLSIVAIGIGTGLIGAAELCGELLTVSLADRFGLKRSVFLGLGLSTLTYAALAFSGRTLLSGLASLFFIFFTLEFTIVSFLSLCTELKPKSRATMMAGFFAAAGLGRIIGALMGGPIWLAGGISATGTVSAAVSLLALESLLWGLKGWERR
- a CDS encoding ABC transporter permease subunit (The N-terminal region of this protein, as described by TIGR01726, is a three transmembrane segment that identifies a subfamily of ABC transporter permease subunits, which specificities that include histidine, arginine, glutamine, glutamate, L-cystine (sic), the opines (in Agrobacterium) octopine and nopaline, etc.); this encodes MAFSPSDTRMQSKATYYFWVGVFIVFMLAVFSGTYYATLKVDYVWRWYRVPQYFFFKDHVEIRSEIQGEVNKIVRQNKETVVYISGSGDQAKYTVPAGSLRVAENDFINPGDVLGSYEKWKVGILLSGLWLTLKVSVVGIVIGIFIGLFAGLARLSANPAFKWTAITYVELIRGSPLLVQIFIWYFVIGTVVNTMLAGRGLGQLPPLWFGVAALAFFAGAYVAEIVRAGIQSIHRGQTEAARSLGMSYAQNMRHVVLPQALRRIFPPLAGQFISLIKDSSLLGIIAIRELTKATREVVTTSLQPFELWFMCALLYLVLTFALSMFLQYLERRTIT